A genomic region of Carassius carassius chromosome 27, fCarCar2.1, whole genome shotgun sequence contains the following coding sequences:
- the LOC132106626 gene encoding splicing factor 3B subunit 6-like, which translates to MAMQAAKRANIRLPPEVNRILYIRNLPYKITGEEMYDIFGKYGPIRQIRVGNTPETRGTAYVVYEDIFDAKNACDHLSGFNVCNRYLVVLYYNANRAFQKMDTKKKEEQLKLLKEKYGINTDPPK; encoded by the exons ATGGCGATGCAAGCAGCTAAACGAGCGAAT ATTCGTTTACCTCCAGAGGTGAACAGAATATTGTATATACGTAACCTTCCATACAAGATCACAGGAGAGGAGATGTATGACATCTTTGGAAAGTATGGGCCAATTCGTCAAATCAGAGT TGGGAACACACCAGAAACAAGAGGAACAGCCTATGTTGTATATGAAGACATATTTGATGCCAAAAATGCCTGTGATCACCTTTCTGGATTCAACGTCTGCAACAGATACTTAGTTGTATTGTACTATAATGCGAACAGG gcttTCCAAAAAATGGACACAAAGAAAAAGGAAGAGCAGCTGAAACTTCTCAAAGAAAAGTATGGGATAAACACAGACCCACCGAAATAA